A window from Bacillota bacterium encodes these proteins:
- a CDS encoding MFS transporter has product MRGETFRWFLVLSSVPFVMVLGNSMLIPVLPAIKSHLGLTPVQTGLVITAFSLPAAITIPFAGALSDRIGRKPVMVPALVLYGLGGILAGIGAWLLPGRFWPVLGARILQGIGAGGTYQLAMALAGDVFQSSERSRALGLLEASNGLGKVVSPLIGALAAMVVWFLPFFVYGAIALPAAVGVWLVVREPGHERQAQGLAGYWARLAEIAKTRGAALLAGYGAGMMVLFALFGVLSLISDELESRFRLSQLVRGGIIAIPVGVMAIVAFLGGLYLQNRPQQVKPMIVAGLAASAVALGAMAVVRQPLWLLITLAALLGLGTGISLPAVNTLVTGAASRSQRGAVTALYGTVRFAGVAAGPPLFGLAGNPSMRLVIFGLSALASAGLAWAMGLIQVPQAAVRQQGAAENEGSPPEGEVNGDQGGPATSFDPSPWREGAEGQPDIG; this is encoded by the coding sequence GTGCGGGGCGAGACGTTCCGCTGGTTCTTGGTCTTGAGTTCCGTTCCGTTCGTCATGGTGCTTGGAAACTCTATGCTCATTCCGGTACTTCCTGCCATCAAATCGCATCTCGGCTTGACGCCGGTCCAGACGGGGCTCGTCATCACCGCCTTTTCGCTCCCGGCCGCGATCACCATCCCCTTTGCCGGCGCCCTCTCGGACCGCATCGGCCGCAAGCCCGTCATGGTGCCCGCCCTGGTGCTCTACGGGCTCGGGGGTATCCTGGCGGGGATCGGGGCCTGGCTGCTTCCCGGGCGGTTCTGGCCGGTGCTGGGCGCCCGCATCCTGCAGGGCATCGGCGCAGGCGGGACCTACCAGCTTGCCATGGCTCTCGCCGGCGACGTCTTTCAGAGCTCGGAACGCAGCCGCGCCCTTGGGCTCCTGGAGGCGAGCAACGGGCTCGGCAAGGTCGTAAGCCCGCTGATCGGCGCACTGGCAGCAATGGTTGTCTGGTTCCTGCCGTTTTTCGTCTACGGGGCCATAGCGCTCCCGGCAGCAGTGGGGGTCTGGCTCGTGGTCAGGGAGCCTGGCCACGAGCGGCAGGCACAGGGTCTCGCCGGCTACTGGGCGCGCCTTGCGGAGATCGCGAAAACCCGCGGCGCCGCGCTTTTGGCCGGGTACGGGGCAGGCATGATGGTTCTGTTCGCGCTGTTTGGGGTGTTGAGCCTCATCAGCGACGAACTCGAAAGCCGCTTCCGCCTCTCGCAGCTGGTTCGGGGAGGCATCATCGCCATCCCTGTGGGCGTCATGGCCATCGTGGCGTTCCTTGGCGGGCTCTATCTCCAGAACCGCCCGCAGCAGGTAAAGCCGATGATCGTGGCGGGCCTCGCCGCAAGTGCCGTGGCGCTCGGCGCCATGGCCGTGGTGCGCCAGCCCCTGTGGCTCCTGATCACGCTGGCAGCGCTGCTCGGCCTCGGCACTGGCATCAGCCTTCCGGCTGTCAATACCCTGGTGACCGGGGCCGCCTCGCGCAGCCAGCGCGGGGCCGTGACGGCCCTCTACGGAACCGTGCGCTTTGCCGGCGTGGCGGCCGGCCCGCCCCTCTTCGGCCTGGCAGGGAACCCTTCGATGCGGCTCGTGATCTTCGGCCTCTCGGCACTGGCTTCGGCGGGCCTAGCCTGGGCAATGGGCCTCATCCAGGTGCCGCAGGCTGCCGTCAGACAGCAGGGGGCGGCCGAAAACGAGGGATCTCCGCCGGAGGGGGAAGTCAACGGCGACCAGGGCGGTCCAGCGACCTCCTTCGACCCCTCCCCGTGGCGCGAGGGAGCCGAGGGCCAGCCGGACATCGGGTGA